Part of the Vigna unguiculata cultivar IT97K-499-35 chromosome 3, ASM411807v1, whole genome shotgun sequence genome, ttatttaatattaatcatgtctcaaaaaagattaaaaaattagttttattatatattaaaaaacaatgttgaatgaaattaattatgataatttaataaataatttaaaaattttgaaaaacaaattttaaataaaaaaatctcatttttaaatttgttttcaagtCTTCCAAACTCTTAAATCACTCTTAAGTAAGTAACTTTGGAAGAATTGTTCATAAAGGCCTGTccatgtaaaagaaaattacattatgCACTATTGATGGAGATAAAGAGTTTATCAACTAAGAGATGACAAGGCTGTTACAACGTTCCCATGATGGATATAAATGGGATCTGTGTTAGCTGGAACTCGTTCAAGaaacatatcttatttttagatattaagACCATTTTAATGGAGCCGAATGCGtaatcaaaagaagaaaaaaaagaataacaaaagaaaatatacctCAACATAAGTTGTAGGATCTAGTAACATATTACACTtatgaataaaaacaaaagagagcGAAGACAAAAATGCTACAGATTTATGGGATAAAGATAATGTTTCTTGTTTAATTGTCATTTGCTTCTTCTTTTAGAGGTACAATTAGGTATATTTAATGCATTCCTTgatttaagaaatataattatttgtacacttaattttgtatttctttttggTCCTACCTTACAcgtgtatatttattttttctcaaaaacgTACTTGAGCTTTTCAATAAAACGTGTGGTccaaagaaaacaagaaaaataatacgTACGTGAGGTCAAAATGTAATGTACGTAAGGGGTATATGAAATATGTCATTATTTTCCAGACACGACAGGTTGTGGTTTGTTGTAACagtatcataatataataataataataataataattattattattattattattatttaaactttagTGGCTATTGAAGTCTATGTATGTGTACAACGATGAGTTCGTCAAAATAAGATCATAAATTAGATTTTCTAAGATGCCGCGAAAGCGATGACTTGGAAAAATAGAAATGATCTTGAAAAATGTTTACACACCCCATTAATTGCATCGTTATTCGTCAAATATTCCACATTCTGAAATTTCTAAGAAGTTGTTATTTTGCTTCGCcgattttataaattcattttgaattaaatGGTTAATTCAACTTATAAATATTCATTAGGTTTTTATCTGCAAATATTCATTTGTTGAATTAGATATATTCATACACTAAATTTCAAGAAGTCATTGGACAGCCCAGTTCAAAAGCTAGGGTTTCTTAAAATATTCTTAgtcaatattttctaaaaaaagttatttaatactaaattttgtgataatatttattaaaattattcaatatgattatttttttagtgtagttctaatatttattaaaaagaatcaatatattaaattcGTATGGATGCTgtttgaaatataataatatgacaatGTGACAGTGTAAATAACGTGTAATAACAATGAAGGAACAATGTCACATTGGATAATCCATGTTTTTGACAATAACACATGACATTTACAACCTGAGAGTGAAGAGTTGGCAATGCattagataatttaaataaattggaCTTCAACATCAATTTAACGAAAATAATAACAATGGTTCTTTGTAACAAATGCAAGGACAACGttgaattaaatttgacattgaacaattaaacaaatattagaaacaaaaatagtattaaacaatataattatctaaaagaaataaaattaacttatccctaatttatttaatagaaactccattttaattttttttctcatttttatcttctaaacatttttatgaaaaaattatctCAACATATTCCCGATGAATCCATGCACAACAACATTTTCAAGTCAGAGGTAAATATCTAAGGGTTACATCACACTTTCATGTCACTAAACGAAAACTTGTGTCAAATTTTGCTACCGTTTTCCATTTGTAAAATAATTCCAAAGTGGATGCAACATTGCTTTCAGTTTGAATTCATTACCTCGTTAGGATTCGAAACTGCGTATATTAGAAAAAAGAGCATGCATGTTACACGGTCCTAATATAGcaaaaataatgtatatatttgtCTCTATtgtgaagagagaaaaaatactGATCTCGGTAACTAAAATTTTTTCTATAGAAATAATAGTGTGATTAAATTTTCCTTcgttaattatatatatatatataatataccattttttttagtatttcagttttaactttaattattattttaaaaattaattattttataaataatttacctttaattgttattataatttttttttaaattttcatattttatttttttaattttatattttaaaattattcatatatatatatatatatatatttaattttattttttataaaattaaaatatacaaacaCAGTACGACAACAtctatgtttttaaaaaaaaatcgttcatatatttttttttacaaaatatttatgattgaGTTGATTCAAATATACATATGCTTTAACATGAAGTACACTACCAATAAAACTTCATTATCTCATTTTGTTCAAGCTAGCCAttgtgtagaaaaaaaatatcatgttctatttgatattaatttattttaagttaaattacttatttttttcatctgtttactaaaaattactatttttttcatctgtttactaaaaaatcaatttgttcttgtatttatttaaaaaaataaatatgttcagTATAGTTTTTCAACTTTTGAGACTGATACAATGTTGTCCTTTATACCAAATTAGACGGGACCGacattgttattgtttttaatacttatatactgatttagttaaatttttcttccacttttttttaatttgatcatactttttttaaatttgttttaatattttttaattttattcaatttagtaatttttgttaataCCATTTAAATAACCAATAGACCGTGGATAATGACTATTATATGTCATTTTGTGatatctttctaattttttaacttttttaattttttattgaaaaaatattcacTTGTCAAGAAAGTATCATGTGTTAGGACTAGTACCACATGTCAAaagtcaaatttttaaattcatttcatcttgatatttgttatttttttttcaatttagtctcttttttttttaaaattaaacaattttgtcCATCTTTCAAAcgagaccaaatttaactttatataaatgttataatgatatttttgttaaaatttacatttttattaaaaaaaaaattatttagggaaagttggtttaaaattaaaatcaaaattttaaaagtgagaaataacgtcattaattttaaattttaagagtcacatcaagttttaaaaatcacataaaaatgtCATACAACATTATATTAATCgattatattacttatttaatttttaatcttttacaaTCTTAAACTAATGGAGTTATTCTCTATTAGGAATGTCAACATGACGAATATGGTACATGGCTCGTACCTATTCACtagataaatatatgttttgtaCCTGTCTCCATATTCGTGCCGGTATCCGCATAATTCTTTAATATCCATAGgtgtttacaaaaaaaatataatatttaagaacatattttaaacataaatttaaataaaatacaatacaaaacattcataaatctcaaacaaagttcaaataattcatttaaataatgttgaatgacagtttactacacataaatgaaatttttttaaatccaatcaataaaaaataacttagtcaaaatcaatgtgttaatatttcaattatgttttgttttatttctttaatttaaattaaagtacaaTGGGTACGTTTATCATGAATACATATATTATGATATCCGTATCCACCATATTAATATGCAAATATAAAAAGTACTAATACATGTTATCCACTAGTATCATttacaattttcattttgtacCCGTTACGAATTTTATCCATGGATACTCTCGgaacaaatatttttgacatgtctctttttcacttttaacaaaaaagattaaattgaacaaaattaacgaatattttcaacaaactaaaaaaataatatgaccAACTTAAAAAGACAcacaaatttagaccaaatccatctataattatgaatatttattggtttctgttttatttttaattatttaaacattaaaaacacaAATAGGAATTGTTGACatggtttttaaataaaacttcaCTATCTAAAATAGAAATAGTGAGATTTAACAATATCAGTAGATATCAATCAAGggacaatttaaattttttcgaAATTATAAATTCTTCCTTCTTCAACTTTAACTGGACTGAGAGAGGGAATTTTAAACATAATGGGccaaataatacatttttttaatacaaaacaaattgatttttgaTAATAAACAGGAGATAGAAATAAcgatttaatgtttattttaatttatttatgtgtttttcttCTATAATATGAAGTAAATCCCTTAGTTGGAGAGTTAAAATTTCATCCCTCTTATTCTATCAATCAGAGATTTCTCAGTACACTCCTTTTAAGGGGTATTTCTGATATTTATCCTGCATTAACTAGTTATGTAGTTTCTCTTTAAACATCACCCTCCACATATCCTTAGCAAcatactaaattttttaattcactaCCCTTTATGAATTTACGACAAATTAATATcatgatttaaattatttattataaattttaaatatcattaatatatttaaaaatttatttctaatgATTTACAACTATAATAcgtttataatgaaaaataatttcctATCatgaattattattacaataatatacAAGATTATTCTTTTTTAGATTCATTAGCTCTGTTTATTGAATTAATAAACTAAAGTATTTGCATGATTGCCTTAATATTCCAAATTCGTTTAGTTaccaaattcattttaattagaaaatacacctttttatatttaacaaataaactTATAACTATTGTGTTTAGTTTGTTGGATGGAAATATTTGGAAAGTCTCCAGCCAATAGTGCACTTTGTCTTTGGACTGCGATGGGAATAGTGTGAACCAGCTCATACAAAATCTTATTTGTTAAAATGTGgcagaaaatataaaagtatgtCATAACTAACTGGTGTGTACCTTTGTAACATACCCTACCATTTGTTCATCAATCACGTGTTTTTTATACGGAATATTCGTTCACATGTTGTAACTGAAACGTCCGTACGTACATGATTATCACGATAGACTTTCGAGTCaagatattttgaaaatagatttaaatatatatttactttctatttgtgataatttatttattttggtccttaattttattttgtgttcaattatattatcatttttgttaaattttggttaaattaatttttttattaatagtgtttaaataatttttgaatgacagttcatgatttttttaattttttaatttttttttaattttaaaaaaattattcacgtATTAAATCATAATTGTAATGTGTCAATGTCATTACCATGTGTCAATTTgtgattgtgttatttttttttctagaatttatattctaaactattgatatttttaaaattgatatttaaaaatatttcagaaatattttagaaaattaaactaatattaataaaattaacactgaaatataaaaaaattatattctaatatctaaaatgcaataaaaatattaaatattttaaatttaaatgtcaattttacaaatgttaatatatatttttaaaacttttagtaattatattttaaataattatattctatttaataattgaatctaagaattatattcaatttataattaaatataataatttataattgaatttaaaaaataattaataataataatatcaattttaacaataaatatacaatttataaaaaaataaatttggtcttagtttgaaaatgaaaaaattgttccattataataaaaattatgattaaattgaacaaaaataacgaataggAGCTCAATTGAAACCAAATAATGAATatcgagactaaattgaacaaaaagaaataatacaaccTCAAGTTGATACgtgacactagcattgacacatgGTATAActatgacttgacacgtggacaatttttttttaaaaaaaaaaaaaaacagaaactgacatgtggcatgtactgttcaaaaacgttaactatttaaataccgttcgtaaaaagaaccaaattgactaaaatttgacgaaaatgaagaCTTAATTGAATGCAAAACAAAAACGatgatcaaattaaacaaacacaacaaaaataggaccaaatatatatatatatatatatatatatatatatatatatatatatatatatatatatatatatatatatatatttaagccttattGAGACATGCTTATTCACACGTTACTTGTACTTTTTAAACTCGTTTTGTTAATAAAACCACTCacttttttaactattttttaagccaaaattaatttatattcaccaatttttttaaataatatgtatatgtattaaaaaaagattattttttttaattttttaaattatataaagagTATAACGAGAatggatgaaaattaaattaggtatctttttatttctttttaaaaaaacacaatgttaataaattaaaatcaaatataacaaagaataaaaatatttattgagatatttctttttttcataaatcaTACTCATCTTTTACTTtcacttgttttctttttgtttacgagaaaaaaaaaatacttcatacttaaatattagtttaatagttagcattatcttttatctcataacctttttatatattattttttatgaacatagaagaaaacataatgtacgatgtgtttttttataatcgGGTATTAATTGTgccttgattatcatatatttttcttttagtatttacatctcaatttttattagattatgataacttgttttttagttttaaacttaaaaaaagtatattgatgaTGAGAAGATTggttaacaaatttattattgatgCTCCTAACCATCTAGATATGAAGAATTTATCAATCATGCTTGAATTATACCAATCTTTGGCAAAAACATGAAAGTCAATAACATTTTACTTAATTGATCGTCTAATTCTTCTTATTTTAAGTCTTTCTTTTCTAcagctaaaataattttctacaaTGAAAATTATCAATTCAAATtacagaataaaataaaaaatgaatttattgtcGGCAATACGATTATTTACATCGAAAACGAAATAtctgaaaattttaattctaattcaattattgatgagttcaataATCTAAATTAATAGATTTTAgatgtgtgatttttttttagttacaaatatactaaattatgtatgaGTGAgacttattaaatatataaattttaagtatattatttttgtttctaaaaatatCGGTCAAGATCCACTAGCATATATATCAAtggatatataatttaaaatatatttgttaatcttaatatattttacatatttagcactttcaaaatatttatatacttatatatagaTTTCGCATCTCAACACTTTCACTTCACACTTAATCTTATTAAAGGCTTAAGCATGccattaattaagtttaaagtttaagatttaaggtttaataagtaaaaaaaaaaattaaaagttttgtattaaaattaaatttttttattttattatattaaaaatgaaatatataaatattttttgatttgaAATGATTCTTTGCtccatttttaaataaaagtaacaaatagttgaataaaaaattatcaatattatatagaGATTGAATAAAGcttaatttaagtttattttcaaaaaataatttcttactCTTATTAACTTTTAAGAAACTCCCGTGAATATATTGATGTggcttgttttgacttaaagTGATCTCAAGTTCTAAACTTCAAATACATTTGTGTCTCCCATGATAATTTTATCTAGTGACTCATGGATTACTCTTATTTTGTAAAAGACGCATATGGTGCTATGAACACAAGAgatcttttcaaaaatcaaattgttTTCTTAAAAGTAATCAAAATTACAGATAcactaaattgaaaatttcttaCATTCATAGGAAGCCTTCTATAATTgatccaaaaaatatatatttggctTGATTGATgcaagaattaaaattaaatacaaatttatatagcaacatattatttttttttacaggaGTCTAACTTACTCTTATTTAAACATCAACATTTTTATTTGGTTGTGATCTACATTGTGTCAGTTGATGTAAGATTATTGGATGAAACAGTGGTTTGATCTTGCGCAATACTTTGCATGGCACCACCATGAAGCAACGATTTAACATACTCTTCTAGCTTGGATGGAGTATTTTTGTCGTAACTGTACATGAGAGGTACCATGCGAGCAGCATTGAGGCAAACTTTAGCGAAAGATGATGGTAACGGATTTGCATCTCTGAGACATTCTTGGTTCAGACGTTTCCATGCATTCGAAATCAATTCAGTGGCATGCTCCCGTGCCTCTTCAATGGAGGCTTCTGGGTGCTCCATCATGTAGCACTTCAGATACGACCCATCATTGTCATCACCTTTAACATCCtgcattaattattttcttataagtaAACAATTTTACATACATCATGGGTAACATCCTACGTGTtaatgatgttgttgatgcacATGTGTGTTTCAAGGAAAAATGGTGAAGTTAACTGATTATTTGTGGTCCACAcccaaataataatttagaagGAGATGAATGGTGACGTAAGAAAAAGAAGGTTTTCTTCCTACCTGGTCCCCTTCCAGGTCATCACACAACCTTAGAATGGTGGCTGTTGTAGATATCAGAGTCGGTAATCCCTCCATTACAGCGACTGTCTCCTCCGTTATTCCCTCACCTATGAAAAAGAAAGCATGCACAAGGATCATATGCACCCCAGTGCTCACTATTCCGTTCTTCAAATACTCCTCTGCCTTCGGCACGTACCCTGATGTAAACCATTTTGCTTCTTCCAGAAAAGCATTGATGAGCATTACCCACTGTAACAACCAAATTAGAATAACAATTATCATTGATATTCTTGAAAATAACCTCGTGTGTTGTGTGTGTTTTctcacaaagaacaaatatatttgtatgtaACAGTTATATAATTGTAACGAGATTTTACCGATTTTACTAAGGTTGTTATAGGATTCCATCCGTGTTTGATGTTGACCTTGAAAGCAAATTCGTTAGTTATGCCATAAAGAGCCCTAAAACACCCTTTCATGTATTCTGGTAATTGCTCCACGGCAGCAATGTCCCACCTGCACATGTCCAAACAGTGAGTTGTCTTAGTTACAGAATATATGCAAAGTAATGACcagacattttttttcttcaccttTCATTTTACCATGAAAAGGGTGTGTGGCAgcatattctaaaaaaaaaagaaaagaatagcTTGTATAATACCTCTTGACAGCTTCTGTAAAGAGAGTGAGTTCATCAATATTTgcacaaaaatcaaatatatcatCCATGATGTAAATCAGGGAGAGTGGTTTTGTGAGCTCAATCCTTTCTTCTGAGAATCGCGGGTCTGGGAGGCATGCCATTGACCACATGTACCATTTAATTGGTTCGTCTCTCGCGAAAGTCAACTCATTTGCCAGACCTAGCTCTTTCCACCATCTATAATTAAGCACACATTGTTAATATAATTCCCCATGAATCATTAATGATGCTACTATTATATAGAACGCTATATActcaaagaaattatatttattaacttctttttcatataattcattattaataatgataatttaataatacaACAAGTAATGAAAAAAAGGGGTTATTGAATTGATTGCGTACTTAACATGAGTTACCACCATGTTATTTCTCTTAAATTAACTGCAACTTACTTGGAAACTGCAAAAATCTCCTTGAGATGCAAAGAGCTGATCATTTCAGTGTCAATTCTGCATAATTCTTTTAACGAGCTTGTCCACCCTGTGTTTTGTAATTGCAAATTCGTGGATGTGAACCTTGGCAAGCTTTTACGAATAGGATATCTTAATGAATCAGCCACAACTTTCATTTGAGGATGGTCATGAAATCTAGACAACAACATATTTAGATATTGGCGGCTAGATTCCTCTGCCTCATGAAGATAATCTTCTCCTTCAATGCTTAATTGAGAAGCTTCAAACAAAGCAATTAACCCATTGATGTCCTCACACAATGTTTGTTTGAGTTTTCTGTTATTGTCCCAGAAGTTGTCAAATATGTCTGCAAGATGCAGCAACAATAATACTTACGTCAGTACAAAAAAACTTCCAAAACATTAGCATTGAACTTTCTATATATCCTTACCTAGCTCTATCTGATCAATGTTAAAATGTTAATAGTTTATGTCTCGTTTTTATTTCACGTACTCTCATGTTGAGACATTAAGGAACACAAACCTGCATGGATGTAATACCCCTCTTGCCTCAACAGACGAAATTGAAGTGCAACTTCTGACAGTTCTTGACACTCATTTCCTCGATGGTTGTTAACTCTGAGCATGAGTTCTTTCTTTCTAAGAATTGCTTGAATTTCCTCTTCAAAATGGTGCTCAATACCTAATCTTTGGATGGAGTCCACCATAAGTAAACCATGGTCAGAACTTTGTATTGCCTTGCCAACAAGTCCTCGCTTAACTTCCTCCAATGTTTTAGCATGTCTTATTTGAAGTTCATCCTGAAAGATTAATATTGGAAGGGTGAACTAGCCACAAATAATCTCAAACACTGCCATGTGAAGCATAAATAAAGTGGCCCTTACCCTAGCTTTTCCATTTTTAGAAATATGGATATCTTTCTGCAATGCAATAGTAAAATGGTTTTTACTACAGTGGGCATGCTCAGGGCTCAGCTTTACAGCCAGAATTGCTGAGCATTTGTTTGGTAAAGCAAAGATAGA contains:
- the LOC114179677 gene encoding (3S,6E)-nerolidol synthase 1-like; this encodes MAFINSIFALPNKCSAILAVKLSPEHAHCSKNHFTIALQKDIHISKNGKARDELQIRHAKTLEEVKRGLVGKAIQSSDHGLLMVDSIQRLGIEHHFEEEIQAILRKKELMLRVNNHRGNECQELSEVALQFRLLRQEGYYIHADIFDNFWDNNRKLKQTLCEDINGLIALFEASQLSIEGEDYLHEAEESSRQYLNMLLSRFHDHPQMKVVADSLRYPIRKSLPRFTSTNLQLQNTGWTSSLKELCRIDTEMISSLHLKEIFAVSKWWKELGLANELTFARDEPIKWYMWSMACLPDPRFSEERIELTKPLSLIYIMDDIFDFCANIDELTLFTEAVKRWDIAAVEQLPEYMKGCFRALYGITNEFAFKVNIKHGWNPITTLVKSWVMLINAFLEEAKWFTSGYVPKAEEYLKNGIVSTGVHMILVHAFFFIGEGITEETVAVMEGLPTLISTTATILRLCDDLEGDQDVKGDDNDGSYLKCYMMEHPEASIEEAREHATELISNAWKRLNQECLRDANPLPSSFAKVCLNAARMVPLMYSYDKNTPSKLEEYVKSLLHGGAMQSIAQDQTTVSSNNLTSTDTM